The following proteins are encoded in a genomic region of Candidatus Kryptoniota bacterium:
- a CDS encoding glycosyl hydrolase, whose protein sequence is MSASTFTGLTLRSIGPAFTSGRIGCIAVDPNNRAHYYVGVASGGIWETTNDGTSWSPVFEHEPSYSIGAVAIDPKNPFVVWVGTGENNSQRSVGYGDGIYRSDDGGKSWKNMGLKKSEHIGTILIDPQNSDVVYVAAQGPLWGPGGDRGLFKTTDGGMTWKSVLSVSENTGITNVVMDPIDHNLLYAASYQRRRHVFGFIDGGPESAIYKSTDAGESWNKVTAGLPGVDMGKIGLAVSPVKRNVLYATIEAAEGKGGIFRSTDFGQTWEKRNGFDQTAMYYATIYCDPANVDRIYIMNTLVMVSDDGGKTLYRLSEKWKHVDSHAMWIDPHDPDYYLVGCDGGLYESYDHALNWDFKSNLPVTQFYDVDVDNSKPFYYVYGGTQDNNSVGGPSRTRNASGIVNSDWFITTGGDGFQSRIDPEDPNTVYAESQYGGLVRFDRKTGQQVGIQPQPGKDEAPLRWQWDSPVTVSPFSHTRVYFAGNKLFKSDDRGDTWAEISGDLTRQIDVNTLKIMGKIWNVDAVAKNASTTFFGTCTTISESPLKEGLIYVGTDDGLIQATEDGGKSWRKIENFPGIPEMTYVARIVASQHDVNTVYAAFDNHKREDFAPYILKSTDRGNSWTSISSKLPANGPVLAFAEDFVDPDLLFAGTEFGLLFSNDGGENWIQLKGDMPTIPVRDIAIQKRECDLVCATFGRGFYVLDDYSPLRSSNEKLLSGGSTLFPVKNSLMYIQALPLGGEGKAAQGENFFSASNPPFGATFTYYLKESLRTKKEIRQEKEKADEKKGITPPYPTPDELTAENQEPAPAVELVVTDESGNVVRKLSGPVASGFHRVAWDLTYPGMVVPQGKEESGPLVMPGKYTVTLYQRVVASVAQLSAPQSFNVYVEGTDTMSASDRAALVSFQKNVTRLNGAVDGAIKTANALKERLRLVSDALSQTTSRVEELRSEEESINLSVDSILIALRGNETLRALNQNTPISISERVGTILGNESLSTSKPPNTDLTSFQIASDEFVTQLNELKYLVNTRLKNLEQKMAASGSPWTPGRLPDWNER, encoded by the coding sequence ATGTCCGCATCCACTTTCACCGGTCTTACTCTCCGATCGATCGGTCCGGCTTTCACATCCGGACGCATCGGCTGCATTGCTGTGGACCCGAACAACCGTGCCCATTATTATGTCGGAGTCGCCTCAGGCGGAATCTGGGAAACCACCAACGACGGTACGTCTTGGTCGCCTGTGTTCGAACATGAACCATCATATTCAATTGGCGCAGTCGCCATCGATCCGAAAAATCCATTCGTCGTGTGGGTCGGCACGGGTGAAAACAACAGCCAGCGGAGTGTAGGTTATGGAGACGGGATCTATCGCTCCGATGACGGCGGCAAAAGCTGGAAGAACATGGGGCTGAAGAAGTCCGAACACATCGGAACGATCCTGATCGATCCTCAAAACTCAGATGTGGTTTACGTCGCGGCTCAAGGACCACTGTGGGGACCGGGCGGCGACCGCGGACTCTTCAAGACTACTGACGGAGGCATGACCTGGAAAAGCGTCCTGAGCGTAAGCGAGAACACGGGCATCACAAATGTCGTCATGGATCCTATCGACCACAATCTTCTGTATGCTGCCTCGTACCAGCGGCGGCGGCATGTGTTCGGTTTTATCGATGGCGGACCCGAGAGCGCAATTTATAAGTCGACTGACGCGGGGGAATCATGGAACAAGGTCACAGCCGGACTTCCCGGTGTGGATATGGGAAAGATCGGTCTCGCGGTTTCACCTGTTAAAAGAAATGTCCTTTATGCGACCATAGAAGCAGCGGAAGGCAAGGGCGGAATATTCCGGTCGACCGACTTCGGTCAAACCTGGGAAAAGCGGAATGGGTTCGACCAGACCGCCATGTACTATGCTACAATTTATTGTGATCCGGCGAATGTCGACCGCATCTATATTATGAACACCCTCGTCATGGTATCGGATGATGGCGGAAAAACACTCTACCGTCTCAGCGAGAAATGGAAACATGTCGACAGCCACGCAATGTGGATCGATCCGCATGATCCTGATTACTACCTGGTCGGCTGCGACGGCGGATTGTATGAAAGCTATGATCACGCACTGAACTGGGATTTCAAGAGCAATCTTCCGGTAACTCAATTTTATGATGTCGATGTCGACAATTCGAAACCTTTTTATTACGTGTATGGCGGAACTCAGGACAATAATTCGGTCGGCGGTCCGTCGAGGACCCGGAACGCGTCAGGAATCGTGAACTCCGACTGGTTCATCACGACGGGCGGAGATGGATTTCAGTCGCGCATTGATCCTGAAGACCCCAATACCGTGTACGCCGAAAGCCAGTACGGAGGTCTCGTGAGGTTCGACAGGAAAACAGGCCAGCAGGTCGGAATCCAACCTCAGCCTGGAAAAGATGAGGCTCCCCTGCGATGGCAGTGGGATTCTCCGGTAACCGTAAGCCCGTTTTCACATACGCGCGTGTACTTCGCGGGCAATAAACTTTTTAAGAGCGATGATCGCGGAGATACCTGGGCGGAGATCAGCGGCGACCTGACCCGCCAGATCGACGTGAATACTCTAAAGATAATGGGAAAAATTTGGAACGTCGATGCGGTGGCGAAGAATGCTTCGACCACTTTCTTCGGCACTTGTACCACCATATCCGAGTCGCCGCTGAAAGAAGGTTTGATTTATGTCGGGACAGATGACGGCCTCATACAGGCAACGGAAGATGGAGGGAAGAGCTGGCGGAAGATTGAGAATTTTCCGGGGATTCCCGAAATGACTTACGTGGCAAGGATCGTCGCGTCGCAGCACGATGTCAACACAGTTTACGCGGCGTTCGACAACCACAAGCGGGAGGATTTTGCTCCCTATATTCTCAAGAGCACTGACAGGGGCAATAGTTGGACGTCGATCAGCTCAAAACTTCCGGCCAACGGTCCTGTGCTTGCCTTTGCAGAAGATTTTGTCGACCCCGATCTTCTTTTCGCGGGAACTGAATTCGGCCTGTTGTTCTCGAATGATGGAGGTGAGAACTGGATCCAGTTGAAAGGCGATATGCCGACTATTCCTGTCCGTGACATCGCAATACAAAAGCGCGAGTGCGATCTCGTATGCGCGACGTTCGGCCGCGGTTTCTATGTCCTGGACGATTATTCGCCGCTCCGGAGCTCGAATGAGAAGCTCCTTTCCGGTGGTTCCACTCTTTTCCCGGTCAAGAACTCCCTTATGTACATCCAGGCGCTTCCACTTGGAGGTGAGGGGAAAGCTGCTCAAGGCGAAAACTTCTTCTCGGCGTCGAACCCGCCATTCGGCGCGACCTTCACTTATTACCTGAAGGAAAGTTTGAGGACTAAAAAAGAAATTCGTCAGGAAAAGGAAAAAGCAGACGAGAAAAAAGGGATCACGCCACCTTATCCGACTCCCGATGAGCTTACCGCGGAGAACCAGGAGCCTGCGCCGGCTGTCGAGTTGGTCGTAACTGACGAATCGGGAAATGTTGTCCGAAAACTATCCGGACCGGTGGCATCCGGATTTCACCGCGTCGCCTGGGATCTAACCTATCCGGGCATGGTTGTTCCGCAGGGAAAGGAGGAGTCCGGTCCGCTGGTGATGCCCGGGAAATATACGGTCACCCTGTACCAGCGAGTCGTCGCTTCGGTCGCTCAGCTCTCCGCTCCTCAGAGCTTCAACGTTTATGTCGAAGGAACGGATACGATGTCTGCGTCCGATCGAGCCGCTCTTGTTTCGTTCCAGAAGAACGTGACGAGGTTGAATGGCGCCGTCGACGGTGCAATCAAAACAGCAAATGCCCTGAAAGAGAGATTGAGACTCGTGAGCGATGCTCTCTCTCAAACAACTTCTCGGGTTGAGGAATTAAGATCGGAGGAGGAATCGATTAATCTGTCTGTCGACTCGATCCTCATTGCCCTCCGGGGAAATGAAACTCTCCGCGCTCTCAATCAGAATACTCCCATATCGATAAGTGAGCGCGTGGGGACAATACTCGGAAATGAATCTCTTTCCACATCGAAGCCGCCGAATACCGACTTGACTTCCTTTCAAATCGCGAGCGATGAATTCGTCACGCAGCTAAATGAATTGAAGTATCTGGTCAATACAAGATTGAAGAATCTCGAACAAAAAATGGCTGCATCTGGAAGCCCCTGGACTCCGGGAAGACTTCCGGATTGGAACGAACGATAG
- a CDS encoding HNH endonuclease codes for MVIPNARIIPTTVKVQVWNRGRGRCVQCGSSENLHYDHDLPYSKGGTSYNANEVKILCAKCNLKKSSKIIMVSRPI; via the coding sequence ATGGTCATTCCGAATGCGAGGATAATCCCCACCACGGTAAAAGTCCAAGTTTGGAATAGGGGCAGGGGAAGATGCGTCCAATGCGGCTCATCAGAGAACCTTCATTATGATCACGATCTCCCATACTCGAAAGGAGGAACAAGCTACAACGCTAACGAGGTGAAAATACTCTGTGCTAAGTGCAATCTCAAGAAATCCTCCAAGATAATCATGGTATCCCGCCCCATTTGA
- a CDS encoding AbrB/MazE/SpoVT family DNA-binding domain-containing protein, with the protein METGVVTTKGQIVVPARIRRKFGIKKGTRIAFIEREGRLFIQPLDKNYFLSMAGILGTDGKVLKSLMEDKKREREL; encoded by the coding sequence ATGGAGACAGGTGTAGTCACTACGAAGGGTCAAATCGTAGTGCCGGCAAGAATTCGCAGGAAATTTGGGATCAAGAAAGGGACAAGGATCGCCTTCATTGAGCGCGAAGGAAGACTCTTCATCCAGCCGCTGGACAAGAATTACTTCTTGTCTATGGCGGGCATACTTGGAACGGACGGTAAGGTTTTGAAATCGTTGATGGAAGACAAAAAGAGAGAGCGCGAGCTATGA
- a CDS encoding oligopeptide transporter, OPT family codes for MADSSQFQSYVPAETTMKEFSVRALILGLVMCVILGAANAYLGLKAGMTIAATYPAAVIGMAVLRLMKGSLLEENFARTVGAIGESIAAGAVFTIPAFYIAGIWKQFDSSHYLEATSIMFVGSVVGILFVTILRRVMVEDKELPFPESVAASEIHKAGRSGGTGAKFLFSAMGLGAAIQALGQLNFFASVWERFIKFTPLSLSLKNGSGASTVQSGGGALLTTPGVSPAYIGVGYIIGPRLAALNFSGGILSWGLFVPLLLYFVGPSALPADATQDMWIALSYSVWLTLVRPIAIGGMIFSAGYTLYKMRKSLSVGLGRAISDVKKSAAGGKVEIRTERDMDFRYVGGGIILAGIATFFIYNYFAQNAAAALTATIVMLVTGFFFAAVSGYLVGIIGSSNNPVSGLTISTLLIAAILMVVLGQTGATGVAAVLGVAAVVCVAAAVAGEMLQDLKVGHILGGTPWKMQVGDLIGVLAGSAVMFIPLMILNQGDINQGGIGFGGRNLPAPQAGMMAALAQGIVGGHMAWPLVIVGILMAFGFIISGVRSPMLVFVGMYLPFGTVAAIFVGGLIRGIVDLIAKSRKYNEAQTSRVENTGILISSGLIAGEALTGLVFAALAFYNIKWISIFAVPTFGISLLVFLVLALVLIYFPVRNAGSPDQPAPPKAAM; via the coding sequence ATGGCTGATAGCTCGCAATTTCAGTCCTACGTCCCCGCTGAGACGACTATGAAGGAGTTCAGCGTCAGAGCCCTGATTTTGGGACTGGTAATGTGCGTCATCCTCGGAGCTGCAAACGCTTACCTCGGTCTCAAAGCCGGGATGACGATTGCCGCGACATATCCCGCAGCCGTCATCGGAATGGCTGTCCTGAGGTTGATGAAAGGAAGTCTCCTCGAAGAAAACTTTGCCAGGACCGTTGGCGCAATAGGCGAGTCGATCGCCGCGGGCGCAGTCTTTACGATCCCTGCATTCTATATCGCGGGAATCTGGAAACAGTTCGATAGCAGCCACTACCTCGAAGCGACTTCCATCATGTTTGTGGGAAGCGTTGTCGGTATTTTGTTCGTCACCATCCTTCGGCGTGTCATGGTTGAGGACAAGGAGCTTCCTTTTCCGGAATCAGTCGCAGCGTCGGAGATACACAAAGCGGGACGTAGCGGTGGGACGGGTGCAAAGTTCCTCTTCAGTGCTATGGGCCTCGGCGCAGCGATTCAGGCACTTGGACAGCTCAACTTCTTTGCCTCGGTATGGGAAAGGTTCATTAAGTTTACTCCTCTATCATTGTCGCTCAAGAACGGTTCGGGCGCTTCCACGGTTCAGTCGGGAGGCGGAGCTTTGCTTACGACTCCCGGCGTAAGTCCGGCTTATATCGGCGTCGGGTATATAATCGGGCCGCGCCTCGCGGCATTGAACTTCAGCGGCGGAATCTTGAGCTGGGGGCTGTTCGTCCCCCTTCTACTCTATTTCGTTGGACCGTCCGCTCTTCCTGCTGATGCGACCCAGGACATGTGGATAGCACTCAGCTATTCGGTCTGGCTGACGCTTGTTCGTCCAATCGCGATCGGCGGAATGATATTCAGCGCGGGATATACTCTCTATAAGATGAGAAAGAGTTTGAGCGTCGGCCTCGGAAGGGCCATTAGCGATGTGAAAAAATCGGCGGCGGGTGGAAAAGTTGAGATCCGGACGGAGCGCGATATGGACTTCAGATATGTCGGCGGCGGAATAATTCTTGCCGGCATAGCAACGTTCTTCATTTATAACTATTTCGCGCAGAACGCAGCGGCAGCTCTTACGGCGACGATCGTCATGCTGGTCACGGGATTTTTCTTTGCGGCCGTGTCAGGTTACCTCGTCGGAATAATCGGCTCCAGCAACAATCCGGTGAGCGGACTGACGATCTCGACACTGTTGATTGCAGCTATTTTAATGGTCGTCCTCGGTCAAACCGGTGCGACCGGAGTTGCGGCTGTGCTTGGTGTCGCGGCCGTCGTTTGCGTCGCAGCGGCTGTGGCCGGAGAGATGCTGCAGGATTTGAAAGTCGGGCACATACTCGGCGGTACGCCGTGGAAGATGCAGGTCGGTGACCTCATAGGTGTGCTCGCTGGATCTGCGGTCATGTTCATACCATTAATGATATTGAATCAGGGCGACATCAACCAGGGCGGAATCGGTTTCGGTGGACGGAACCTGCCGGCTCCGCAGGCGGGAATGATGGCTGCGCTTGCGCAGGGAATCGTCGGCGGACACATGGCGTGGCCATTGGTCATAGTCGGGATATTGATGGCTTTCGGATTCATAATAAGCGGAGTGCGAAGCCCGATGCTCGTGTTTGTCGGGATGTATCTTCCGTTCGGGACGGTCGCCGCGATCTTTGTCGGCGGACTGATACGAGGGATTGTCGATCTTATAGCCAAAAGCCGCAAGTATAACGAAGCCCAGACAAGCAGAGTTGAGAATACCGGAATACTTATTTCGTCCGGTCTAATCGCAGGCGAAGCACTCACTGGTCTCGTGTTCGCTGCCCTGGCGTTCTACAATATAAAGTGGATATCGATTTTTGCGGTTCCGACCTTCGGGATCAGCTTGCTGGTGTTCCTGGTTCTCGCGTTAGTCTTGATTTATTTTCCTGTTCGCAATGCCGGTTCGCCCGATCAGCCGGCACCACCGAAAGCGGCGATGTAA
- a CDS encoding type II toxin-antitoxin system VapC family toxin, with protein MKSIVLDSFAVIAYLENEPGYETVAEIFDECVAKNSEASMCIINWGEVIYHTLRVGGEKAARLAEDGMATLPIQLVEANIELTHQAAILKASNKMSYADCFAAALAMKKKGELVTGDSEFKQVEKSVKIRWMK; from the coding sequence ATGAAGTCAATCGTCTTGGACAGCTTCGCTGTAATCGCATATCTTGAAAACGAGCCGGGTTACGAAACAGTGGCTGAAATCTTCGATGAGTGCGTCGCGAAAAACTCCGAAGCATCTATGTGTATTATTAATTGGGGCGAGGTCATCTACCACACTCTGCGGGTTGGCGGTGAGAAAGCCGCAAGATTAGCTGAGGATGGAATGGCGACCCTACCCATCCAGCTTGTCGAAGCCAATATAGAATTGACTCACCAGGCTGCCATCCTGAAAGCGTCAAACAAAATGTCTTATGCAGATTGCTTTGCAGCGGCGCTGGCAATGAAGAAGAAGGGTGAGCTGGTAACAGGAGACAGCGAATTTAAACAGGTAGAAAAGAGTGTCAAAATCCGCTGGATGAAATGA